The Raphanus sativus cultivar WK10039 chromosome 6, ASM80110v3, whole genome shotgun sequence sequence TGAGGAGATTGATTCATTGATTTTAGATACGAAGCTATTGAACTACGTGATGGGGACAAAGGAATGTATCTGGGAAACAGTGTGGCTAAAGCTGTTAAGAACATCAATGAGAGAATCTCTGAGGCGTTGATCGGTATGGACCCTAAACTTCAGGCTCAGATCGACCATGCAATGATAGACTTGGACAAAACTGAAAAGAAGGTTGCTAAGAAAACTCTCTTGACTCTCATATATTTTCTAAGTATTTTAGGATTGTGGAATCTAGAGTTTTTAGTATATCTTCGTCacggttttgtttttatttaattatcgtGTAGAATGAGCTTGGTGCTAATGCTATACTAGCTGTGTCCATTGCTGCATGTAAAGCTGGAGCTGCTGAGAAAGAGGTATCAACTTCTTCGCAACACTTTTCTCTAATGTATTTGATGAATACTCTAGTTAGGGGATCATGAATCATATGATAGAAGCGTTATAAATATCAGGTCCCTCTCTGCAAGCACCTTTCTGATCTTAGTGGCAGAGCAAACATGACGTTACCTGTACCTGCCTTCACTGTTTTGAGTGGCGGCAACCATGCTTCGAATAACTTTGCCATTCAGGTATTCCACTCATTATTAGTGTTTCTGTTCTACCTCTTTCTCATGCAAGTTCCTGGGAAtacttcttttctctcttcaggaattcttttggttttcaaataattttatttacgCGTGTATGACATTGCATATATTGTTAGGAAATTATGATTCTCCCAGTTGGGGCAAGTAGATTTGAGGAGGCCCTGCAATGGGGATCCGAGACATATCATCATTTAAAGGTCAGTCAGTTCTTAAAGATATATGGCTTTCTGGGAGTTACGTTTCGATTTGCATCTGTAATATAAAGGTGAGATATGATCTATTTCTGTGTATGGTAGGCTGTCGTTACTGAAAAGAATGGTTCTATGGGGTGTAatgttggtgaagatggtggcCTTACTCCAGATATCTCAAGGTATCTATCTTTTTGCATCTGTAGCTTGTCGTGACAGCATCAGTAAAATGAGAATGTTGTGTTATAGTTTCTTGAATAAATACCTGAATACATAATTGTAACTGTCTGCAGTCTCAAGGAAGGTTTGGAGCTTGTGAAAGAAGCTATCAACCGAACAGGATACAGTGATAAGATAAAGATAGCTATTGATGTTGCTGCCACTAATTTTTGTATAGGTAAATATTATACGTCTTTGCAAACTTGTCTTCCGAGGTTACTTTTAAAGTTTCAGTCATGGACAGTCTTGGTTTAGTTCTAGGCATTTGTCATTCACAATTGGCTCGCAACACTAAAAGATGTTCAATCATATAATGTGTAACCTATCCACATCATACATTTTgcaagtttttattatatttttattttccgtgGAGTTCTTCTCACGATTCTTCCCTGAGCAGGTACCAAGTATGATCTAGATATCAAATCTCCTAATAAATCTGGGCAAAATTTCAAGTCAGCGGAGGATATGATAGAAATGTATAAAGAACTTTGTGCTGGTATGTCTATGCCCGCTATGCTAGATTTTCTTGTGGTTCTACTTAGTAGAGTCTACTTTTAGAATTCTGATGACCTTATTTTCGGCTTTGTCTCTTTGTGGTTTTAGAGTATCCAATTGTGTTTATAGAAGACCCGTTTGACAAGGAAGATTGGGAACACACCAAGCATTTTTCCGGTCTCGGAATATGTCAGGTCCAACTCGGTTTCCCCTGTTAGAA is a genomic window containing:
- the LOC108813635 gene encoding cytosolic enolase 3 produces the protein MSVQEYLDKHTLSRKIEDAVNAAVRAKTSDPVLFIANHMKKAVSSVITKVKARQILDSRGIPTVEVDLHTNKGVFRASVPSGDSSGTYEAIELRDGDKGMYLGNSVAKAVKNINERISEALIGMDPKLQAQIDHAMIDLDKTEKKNELGANAILAVSIAACKAGAAEKEVPLCKHLSDLSGRANMTLPVPAFTVLSGGNHASNNFAIQEIMILPVGASRFEEALQWGSETYHHLKAVVTEKNGSMGCNVGEDGGLTPDISSLKEGLELVKEAINRTGYSDKIKIAIDVAATNFCIGTKYDLDIKSPNKSGQNFKSAEDMIEMYKELCAEYPIVFIEDPFDKEDWEHTKHFSGLGICQVVGDDLLMSNSKRVERAIQESACNALLLKVNQIGTVTEAIEVVKLARDAHWGVVTSHRCGETEDSFISDLSVGLATGVIKAGAPCRGERTMKYNQLLRIEEELGEQAVYAGEDWRQTL